Proteins from one Patescibacteria group bacterium genomic window:
- a CDS encoding efflux RND transporter permease subunit yields MNENNIENKKDEAKNKFAHQAIIRTRKSFKGYFITHFRVIILMISAIVIMGALALASIPRESDPEVKIPIAVVTTVYPGASPADVENLVTDEIENRLEELDNVKLITSASRNSISSITVEFEAEANLDDSIRELKDKVGEVTGLPGDAEDPVVTQIRANDYPIITFSLSGDLTDNQFKQLGEIVQDELEGISGVSKVPLLGVRDKEFSVLVDKTALSRLNLSLSTIVGAIRASNLDMPLGNIDIDDLHYNIRSVGKLNDIDNLKNVVVANNNGQIVLLKDIAQVNEQFVDRSNISRISIAGETTQENISLQIYKKTGGNILDIVDSAKAKVNMLSDEKVIPDNVKIEINSDYSSFIRDDLHTLGSSGIQATILIFIIMFIALSFKEAIIALLAIPLSLLITIIALYFSGYTLNSMSLYALVLSLGLLVDAFIVVLEGIFHNIREGYSSKDAALLSVAHYSGPVTSGMLTTVAAFFPMLLVSGILGEYLKIFPITIGITLTASLFVSLILVPSFASIFLKKSQFVGTAKESILEKYVTNKLRRLYRKNITIFLRSKKSKFRFSIILTILFVASLGLLVTQTIPVQLFPKMDADFAYVDIKMPIGTNLETTSQLVSQIEEKLYKYPEIKNFVSTIGQSSSIGSFDPSRSSEHLANISIDFVDKKERSKKSYDIVDSIREDIKTINEGDISITELSGGPPTGSPIEARISGEDLLVLDSISNKVKNILENTEGVINVSSNQDLSPADLTFTLNKETVAKSGLTVADVSNLLRTAIFGVTATEISQDNNDLDVVVKLDKNKIDSVEQIKNLSLINNYGQEVKLSYLADFSLEPALATIRHRDFERTISVSADLASGYTAAKVVPGIEELVAQENIAHGYRVDFGGEVEDIQQSFTELWNAMIVAVILILIILVLEFDSFIRTGIILMSLPLMLIGVVVGMGIFGLPFSFMVFLGLVSLAGIGVNDAIVLMDKTKRNIEEKNMTPLEAVADAGDTRLQPILLTTITTIMGVIPLAFANEFWVGLSISIIFGLAFATVIQLFVIPMLFVRFEGKKKNKKDKADIPEVQYSK; encoded by the coding sequence ATGAATGAGAATAATATAGAAAATAAAAAAGACGAAGCAAAGAATAAATTTGCTCATCAAGCTATTATTAGAACTCGTAAGAGTTTTAAGGGTTATTTTATTACTCATTTTAGGGTAATAATTTTGATGATTTCGGCTATTGTGATTATGGGTGCTTTGGCTTTGGCAAGTATTCCTCGCGAATCAGATCCAGAAGTCAAAATTCCTATTGCAGTTGTGACAACTGTTTATCCCGGAGCCAGTCCAGCTGATGTGGAAAATCTAGTGACTGATGAGATAGAAAATAGACTGGAGGAACTAGATAATGTCAAACTTATTACTTCAGCTTCTAGAAATAGTATTTCCTCAATTACTGTAGAGTTTGAGGCCGAGGCAAATCTTGATGACAGTATCAGAGAGTTAAAAGATAAAGTAGGCGAAGTCACTGGTTTGCCAGGGGATGCGGAAGATCCAGTAGTGACCCAAATAAGAGCCAATGATTACCCTATCATTACATTTTCTCTTTCTGGTGATTTGACTGATAATCAGTTCAAACAATTGGGGGAAATAGTTCAAGATGAACTAGAGGGTATTTCTGGAGTTTCCAAAGTGCCTTTACTTGGTGTCAGAGACAAGGAATTTTCAGTCTTGGTTGATAAGACTGCTTTGTCCCGTTTGAATTTGTCTTTATCAACAATAGTTGGTGCAATCAGAGCTTCTAATCTGGATATGCCGCTGGGCAATATTGATATAGATGATTTGCATTATAATATCAGATCTGTTGGTAAATTGAATGATATTGATAATCTAAAAAACGTCGTTGTAGCCAACAACAATGGTCAGATTGTGCTTTTGAAGGATATTGCACAGGTCAATGAACAATTTGTAGACCGTAGCAATATTTCTAGGATTTCTATTGCTGGTGAAACGACTCAAGAAAATATATCTTTGCAGATTTACAAAAAGACTGGTGGGAATATATTGGACATTGTTGATAGTGCCAAGGCCAAAGTAAATATGCTAAGTGATGAGAAAGTAATTCCTGACAATGTAAAAATAGAAATAAACAGTGACTATTCTTCTTTTATCCGTGATGATTTGCATACTTTGGGAAGCAGTGGAATACAGGCTACAATTTTGATATTTATTATCATGTTTATAGCCTTGAGTTTTAAGGAAGCTATTATTGCCCTATTGGCTATTCCGCTCAGTCTTTTGATTACTATCATAGCTTTATATTTTTCTGGTTATACCTTAAACAGTATGTCTCTTTATGCTCTGGTGTTGTCACTGGGACTTTTGGTGGACGCTTTTATAGTGGTACTTGAAGGAATATTTCATAATATTCGCGAAGGTTATTCTTCCAAGGATGCCGCGCTTTTGTCAGTAGCTCACTATAGCGGTCCGGTGACATCGGGCATGCTTACTACTGTAGCGGCTTTTTTCCCTATGCTTCTGGTCAGTGGTATTTTGGGAGAATATTTAAAAATATTTCCAATTACAATTGGCATTACTTTGACGGCGTCTTTATTTGTATCTTTGATTTTAGTGCCCTCTTTTGCTTCTATATTTTTGAAGAAAAGTCAGTTTGTAGGCACAGCCAAAGAAAGTATTTTGGAAAAATATGTCACCAATAAACTCAGAAGACTTTATCGTAAAAATATTACTATTTTTTTGAGAAGCAAAAAATCAAAATTTAGGTTTTCTATAATTCTGACAATTTTGTTTGTAGCCTCTTTGGGACTTTTGGTAACCCAGACTATACCAGTACAGCTTTTCCCAAAGATGGATGCCGATTTTGCTTATGTTGATATAAAAATGCCGATTGGTACTAATCTGGAAACAACTAGTCAGCTAGTTTCTCAAATAGAGGAAAAACTGTATAAATATCCAGAAATAAAAAACTTTGTCAGCACTATTGGTCAGTCATCTAGTATTGGATCATTTGACCCAAGTAGGTCAAGTGAACATTTGGCCAATATTTCTATTGATTTTGTAGACAAAAAAGAAAGAAGCAAAAAAAGCTATGATATTGTAGATAGTATCAGAGAAGATATCAAGACAATCAATGAAGGTGATATAAGTATCACTGAATTGTCAGGTGGTCCACCAACTGGTTCTCCAATTGAAGCTAGAATAAGTGGAGAAGATTTGTTGGTACTTGATAGTATATCAAATAAGGTAAAAAATATTTTGGAAAATACCGAAGGCGTCATCAATGTCAGTAGTAATCAAGACCTATCACCGGCTGATTTGACTTTTACATTAAATAAAGAAACAGTAGCTAAATCAGGCTTGACCGTGGCTGATGTATCAAATTTACTCAGGACTGCTATTTTCGGTGTGACTGCTACAGAAATTTCTCAAGACAATAATGATCTTGATGTAGTAGTAAAACTTGATAAAAATAAAATTGATTCAGTAGAGCAAATAAAAAATCTGTCACTAATAAACAATTATGGTCAGGAAGTAAAACTTTCTTATTTGGCTGATTTTTCACTGGAGCCGGCTTTGGCTACTATTCGTCATCGTGATTTTGAAAGGACAATCAGTGTCAGTGCTGATTTGGCATCAGGATATACGGCGGCCAAAGTTGTGCCAGGGATAGAAGAATTAGTAGCTCAGGAAAATATAGCCCATGGCTACAGAGTAGATTTTGGAGGAGAAGTAGAGGATATCCAACAGTCATTTACTGAATTATGGAATGCCATGATTGTGGCGGTAATACTAATTTTGATTATTTTGGTCTTAGAATTTGATTCATTTATACGCACTGGTATCATACTAATGTCACTGCCTTTGATGCTGATTGGTGTGGTAGTCGGTATGGGTATATTTGGTCTGCCATTTAGCTTTATGGTATTTTTGGGACTGGTGTCACTAGCTGGTATTGGAGTCAATGATGCAATAGTGCTAATGGATAAGACCAAAAGAAATATTGAAGAAAAAAATATGACGCCACTTGAAGCAGTGGCTGATGCTGGGGATACAAGACTTCAACCTATTTTGTTGACTACCATTACTACTATTATGGGTGTAATACCCTTGGCCTTTGCCAATGAATTTTGGGTAGGACTGTCTATTTCTATAATTTTTGGTTTGGCTTTTGCTACTGTCATACAGCTATTTGTCATACCAATGCTTTTTGTCAGATTTGAAGGCAAGAAAAAAAATAAGAAAGACAAGGCAGATATTCCTGAAGTACAATATTCTAAATAA
- the asnS gene encoding asparagine--tRNA ligase yields MEKVFINDLSQYVDKQVEINAWVANFRSSGKISFWQLRDGSGYTQAILNQADFSEDKWVESQKVTLETSVKIMGVVAKHPKKEEYELHVKDFDFYQIAQDYPISNKEHGPEFLMDNRHLWLRSSKQWAIQRVRNTLIQATYQYMKNNNFIKIDSPILTPNACEGTTELFEMDYFDTKAYLSQSGQLYLESAIFAHNRVYDFGPVFRAEKSKTRRHLTEFWMMDAEMAFVNLDDNLKIQEDLIRFMVQAVLKNNQADLQILERDIKPLENISKPFHRITHSEAIKKLQAMGSDIKDGEDLGADDETMLTKEFDNPIFVTNYPAKIKAFYMKRNAKDDSLAECADLLAPEGYGEIIGGSQREDDYDELLKRIKEHHLPVEEFQWYLDLRKYGSVPHGGFGFGLERIVAWVSGIQHVRETIPFPRTIYRLRP; encoded by the coding sequence ATGGAAAAAGTATTTATAAATGATTTATCACAATATGTTGATAAACAGGTAGAAATAAATGCCTGGGTAGCCAATTTTCGCTCATCAGGCAAGATTTCTTTTTGGCAATTGAGAGATGGTTCGGGTTATACTCAGGCTATACTCAATCAGGCTGATTTTTCTGAGGACAAATGGGTGGAATCTCAAAAAGTAACTCTGGAAACGTCAGTCAAAATAATGGGCGTTGTAGCCAAACATCCCAAAAAAGAAGAGTATGAACTGCATGTCAAAGATTTTGATTTTTATCAAATTGCCCAGGATTATCCAATATCAAACAAAGAACATGGGCCAGAATTTTTGATGGACAATAGGCACTTGTGGCTTCGCTCTTCCAAGCAGTGGGCTATCCAGAGAGTGAGAAATACTCTGATTCAGGCGACATATCAATACATGAAAAATAATAATTTTATCAAGATTGATTCGCCGATTCTTACACCAAATGCCTGCGAAGGAACAACTGAGCTTTTTGAAATGGATTATTTTGATACCAAAGCTTATCTTTCTCAATCTGGTCAACTATATTTGGAGTCAGCTATTTTTGCTCACAATAGAGTCTATGATTTTGGTCCGGTATTTCGAGCAGAAAAATCCAAAACCAGACGTCATTTGACAGAATTTTGGATGATGGACGCTGAAATGGCTTTTGTAAATCTTGATGACAATTTAAAAATTCAGGAAGATTTGATTCGTTTTATGGTGCAAGCAGTTTTGAAAAACAACCAAGCTGATTTGCAGATACTGGAGAGAGACATCAAACCGCTGGAAAATATTAGCAAGCCATTTCATAGAATCACACACAGCGAAGCTATCAAAAAATTGCAAGCTATGGGAAGTGATATCAAAGATGGCGAGGATTTGGGAGCTGATGATGAAACAATGCTGACCAAAGAATTTGACAATCCAATATTTGTGACCAATTATCCGGCCAAGATAAAGGCTTTTTATATGAAGAGAAATGCTAAAGATGATAGCCTGGCCGAATGTGCTGATTTGCTTGCTCCAGAAGGATACGGAGAAATAATTGGTGGTAGTCAGCGTGAAGATGATTATGATGAGCTCCTAAAGAGAATAAAAGAGCATCATTTGCCAGTTGAAGAATTTCAGTGGTATTTGGATTTAAGAAAATACGGTAGCGTACCACATGGTGGTTTTGGTTTTGGTTTGGAGAGGATTGTAGCTTGGGTAAGTGGTATCCAGCATGTCAGAGAAACCATACCATTTCCAAGGACGATTTATAGGCTCAGGCCATAA
- the aspS gene encoding aspartate--tRNA ligase — protein sequence MQRSKTIETVGKIGENVQLFGWVNVRRNMGKIVFLDLRDRWGILQVVVVPSELDKDSEEILANIRPEYVLSIQGLVQSRGAKQINKDLPTGMVEVLAKKINILSSAETPPFEIDNEERQANEELRLKYRYLDLRHERMKKNILVRDKVFAYLRNYLHDNDFIEIQTPILSKSTPEGARDYLVPSRLHKGKFFALPQAPQQYKQLLMVAGMEKYFQIAPCFRDEDARADRSPGEFYQLDMEMSFVKQEDILNLVESMFTAMVEEIFPEKKMTFSPWPRLNYSEVMEKYGSDKPDLRKDKNDPNELAFAWVVNFPLFMPQTDEDRFVGAGDTWGPAHNMFTAPKEEDVALLDSDPGKVRSYQHDLVLNGFEVGGGAVRIHDMKIQEKVWDLIGFTDKQKEQFRHYFEAFKYGVPPHGGIAPGLERLLMVLLGEKNLKEVTAFPLTSDGRDPMMESPSEVDKSQLDELGLELKR from the coding sequence ATGCAAAGAAGCAAAACTATTGAAACAGTTGGAAAAATAGGTGAAAATGTCCAGCTCTTTGGTTGGGTCAATGTCCGCCGTAATATGGGTAAAATTGTCTTTCTTGATTTGCGAGATCGTTGGGGCATACTACAAGTAGTAGTTGTACCATCTGAGCTAGATAAAGACTCTGAAGAAATTTTGGCTAATATTAGACCTGAATATGTTTTATCTATTCAAGGTTTGGTTCAAAGTAGAGGAGCTAAACAGATTAATAAAGATTTGCCAACTGGTATGGTGGAAGTTTTGGCCAAAAAGATAAATATATTGTCCAGTGCCGAGACACCGCCTTTTGAAATAGACAATGAAGAACGTCAGGCCAATGAAGAATTGAGACTCAAATATAGATATCTTGATTTGAGACACGAGCGCATGAAAAAAAATATCTTAGTCAGAGACAAGGTTTTTGCCTATTTACGTAATTATTTGCATGACAATGATTTTATTGAAATTCAGACTCCTATACTTTCCAAATCAACTCCGGAAGGAGCTAGAGATTATTTAGTACCGAGTCGTTTGCATAAGGGCAAATTTTTTGCTTTGCCACAAGCCCCACAGCAATACAAGCAGCTACTCATGGTGGCTGGTATGGAAAAATATTTTCAGATTGCTCCATGTTTTCGTGATGAAGATGCCAGAGCTGATAGAAGCCCAGGTGAATTTTATCAACTAGATATGGAAATGTCTTTTGTCAAACAAGAAGATATTCTTAATCTGGTAGAGAGTATGTTTACTGCCATGGTAGAGGAGATATTTCCAGAAAAGAAAATGACTTTTAGTCCTTGGCCACGATTAAACTACAGTGAAGTAATGGAAAAATATGGCTCTGATAAGCCAGATTTGAGAAAAGACAAAAATGATCCAAATGAATTGGCTTTTGCCTGGGTAGTAAATTTTCCACTATTTATGCCACAGACTGATGAAGACAGATTTGTCGGCGCCGGGGACACTTGGGGCCCGGCTCACAATATGTTTACAGCACCCAAAGAAGAAGATGTTGCTTTGCTAGATTCTGATCCAGGCAAAGTCAGATCATACCAACATGATTTGGTACTCAACGGTTTTGAAGTAGGTGGGGGAGCAGTTCGTATTCATGATATGAAAATTCAGGAAAAAGTCTGGGATTTGATTGGTTTTACAGATAAACAAAAAGAACAATTTAGACACTATTTTGAAGCATTCAAATATGGTGTCCCACCACATGGTGGTATTGCGCCTGGTTTGGAAAGACTTTTGATGGTACTCTTGGGTGAAAAAAACCTCAAAGAAGTAACAGCCTTTCCTTTGACTTCAGATGGGCGGGATCCGATGATGGAGTCTCCATCAGAAGTAGACAAGTCTCAACTTGATGAACTTGGTCTAGAATTGAAGAGATAA
- a CDS encoding segregation/condensation protein A, which yields MHKIQLEQFEGPLDLLLKLIEKNKLQITEISLAKLTDQYLSYIENTDNLASTEVADFLLIASKLIYLKSKYLLPDLDVEDEQGAGDLEKQLKIYRQYYEASLAINKMFLSKKKFAYHRMASYKLPQDQGFSPPQNADPYSMKEVFLLVLSKIERVVNLPKMVIARAISIGEKISHIQEMIKSNTKFNFKKLLQKNDKTEIVVSFLALLELVKRKEINVDQEALFGDLNISKNNK from the coding sequence ATGCATAAAATTCAGCTTGAACAATTTGAAGGGCCGCTTGATCTCCTGCTAAAACTAATAGAAAAAAATAAGTTACAAATCACAGAAATTTCTTTAGCTAAGCTTACTGATCAATATCTCTCATATATAGAAAATACTGACAACTTGGCTTCCACTGAAGTGGCCGATTTTTTGTTGATTGCTTCTAAACTTATTTATCTAAAATCAAAATATCTTTTACCTGATCTTGATGTAGAAGATGAGCAGGGTGCTGGTGATCTGGAAAAACAACTCAAAATATATCGTCAGTATTATGAAGCCAGCTTGGCTATCAATAAAATGTTTTTGAGTAAAAAGAAATTTGCTTATCATCGTATGGCTAGCTACAAACTGCCTCAAGACCAAGGATTTTCACCACCACAAAATGCTGATCCATATTCTATGAAAGAGGTTTTTTTATTGGTTTTATCCAAAATTGAAAGAGTGGTCAACTTGCCCAAGATGGTTATTGCTAGGGCTATTTCTATAGGAGAAAAAATATCACATATTCAGGAGATGATAAAAAGTAATACCAAATTTAATTTTAAAAAGCTTTTGCAAAAAAACGATAAGACAGAGATTGTAGTCAGTTTTTTGGCGCTTCTTGAATTGGTAAAAAGAAAAGAAATTAATGTAGATCAAGAGGCTCTTTTTGGTGATTTAAATATTTCAAAAAACAATAAATAA
- the scpB gene encoding SMC-Scp complex subunit ScpB codes for MEKNKLSELESLLFASGKAMTFKELENFLSAKTGELEEMLESLKQKFNNDESGLHININNKKAQFVSNPKNVTTLRKYFNDELSGELSKPSLETLTIIAYRQPISKEELEQIRGVNCSLILRNLLIRGLVEESTQKGDLSAKYSVTMDFLRHLGINSVQELPDYEKLNSDDNLQKLLEDGTEEN; via the coding sequence ATGGAAAAAAATAAACTATCAGAACTCGAAAGTTTACTTTTTGCATCAGGCAAGGCAATGACTTTCAAAGAGTTAGAAAATTTTTTATCCGCCAAAACCGGAGAACTGGAGGAGATGCTAGAATCTCTAAAGCAAAAATTCAATAATGACGAGAGTGGATTACACATCAATATAAATAACAAAAAAGCCCAATTTGTTTCTAATCCGAAAAATGTCACCACTTTGCGTAAATATTTTAATGATGAATTAAGCGGTGAGCTAAGCAAGCCATCTCTGGAGACGCTGACTATCATTGCTTATCGTCAGCCTATTTCCAAAGAAGAATTGGAACAAATAAGAGGAGTCAACTGTTCTTTAATTTTGAGGAATTTACTCATCAGGGGTTTGGTGGAAGAAAGTACTCAAAAGGGTGATTTATCAGCCAAATATTCAGTTACCATGGATTTTTTGCGTCATTTGGGTATCAACTCGGTCCAGGAATTACCTGATTATGAAAAATTAAATAGTGACGATAATTTACAAAAATTACTTGAAGATGGAACAGAAGAAAATTAG
- a CDS encoding rRNA pseudouridine synthase — MEQKKIRLAKFLSQAGVASRRKAENLIKQGKVKIGLHIVKDLATSVPENSQDIFVNNKAVILEKKVYYLLNKPTGYVCSVSDPHNKKTVMSLVPKEPKVFPVGRLDKDSQGLILLTNDGDLAHQLTHPKFEVKKTYLVTVDKILTRDIESKLKKGISLEEGLAKVDKLKILSSKKLEIVIHQGWNRQIRRMLAKLGYKVIELSRISEANLKLGNLPIGKYKVLNKNDIK, encoded by the coding sequence ATGGAACAGAAGAAAATTAGACTAGCTAAGTTTTTGTCTCAGGCCGGAGTTGCTTCTCGTCGCAAGGCAGAAAATTTGATAAAACAGGGCAAAGTAAAAATTGGCCTTCATATAGTCAAAGATCTGGCTACAAGTGTCCCCGAAAATAGTCAGGACATTTTTGTAAATAATAAAGCTGTAATTTTAGAAAAAAAAGTTTATTATCTTTTGAATAAACCGACTGGATATGTTTGTTCGGTCTCAGATCCGCATAATAAAAAAACAGTCATGTCATTGGTACCAAAAGAGCCAAAAGTTTTTCCAGTCGGACGCTTGGACAAAGATTCGCAAGGATTAATACTTTTGACCAATGACGGAGACTTGGCTCACCAGTTGACTCATCCAAAATTTGAAGTAAAAAAAACTTATTTGGTTACTGTAGATAAAATTTTGACTAGAGATATTGAATCAAAATTAAAAAAAGGTATCAGTTTGGAAGAAGGTTTGGCCAAAGTGGATAAACTGAAAATTTTGTCCAGCAAGAAATTGGAGATTGTTATTCATCAGGGCTGGAACAGGCAAATAAGAAGGATGCTGGCAAAACTTGGCTATAAGGTGATTGAACTGAGTCGTATATCTGAGGCTAATCTAAAATTGGGCAATTTACCAATTGGTAAATATAAGGTATTAAATAAAAACGATATTAAATAA
- a CDS encoding serine hydrolase yields the protein MNLWTFISTVILSLSLTSSQLYHLPTIILEQTQSGSKLSFKEQILDDSKKIPHKVDNKSLGVKISAQAAAVMDKDSGIILWQKNAGEIRPIASISKLMTTLVFLEHNPGWNTEVTMEEVDEVNGGTRHILRGETVIVKDLFYTSLIASDNNSINALVRSTGLSRQEFVNLMNKKAASLGMKNTKFSELTGLSEQNVSTALEVLTLAKTAFAKADIKNAVSQKDYNFFDKSGKAHHIKSTNLLFNSYLDVLAGKTGYIGASGYCLVLEIAGNDGQNIFGVVLGSESHDGRFQDLKILSGWILDNFVWS from the coding sequence ATGAATTTGTGGACATTTATATCAACTGTAATTTTGTCATTGAGTTTGACCAGCTCGCAGCTTTATCATTTGCCGACTATTATACTAGAGCAGACGCAATCCGGCTCAAAATTGAGCTTTAAGGAGCAGATATTAGATGATAGTAAGAAAATCCCACATAAGGTAGATAATAAGTCTCTGGGTGTCAAAATAAGCGCTCAGGCAGCTGCTGTCATGGACAAAGACAGTGGTATAATTTTGTGGCAAAAGAATGCCGGAGAAATTAGGCCTATTGCTAGTATTAGCAAGTTAATGACTACTTTGGTTTTTTTGGAGCATAATCCTGGTTGGAATACAGAAGTAACAATGGAAGAAGTAGATGAAGTCAATGGTGGCACTAGGCATATACTGAGAGGTGAGACAGTGATAGTCAAAGATTTGTTTTATACCAGTTTGATAGCTTCTGACAACAACTCTATCAATGCTTTGGTCAGAAGTACTGGCCTGAGTCGTCAGGAGTTTGTAAATCTTATGAATAAAAAAGCCGCTAGTCTAGGTATGAAAAATACAAAATTTTCCGAGCTGACAGGCTTGTCAGAACAAAATGTATCGACTGCCTTAGAAGTTTTGACTTTAGCTAAGACCGCTTTTGCCAAAGCTGATATAAAAAATGCTGTCAGTCAAAAAGATTATAATTTTTTTGATAAATCAGGTAAGGCTCATCATATAAAATCTACTAATTTACTTTTTAATAGTTATTTGGATGTATTAGCCGGTAAGACAGGTTATATTGGTGCTTCGGGGTATTGTCTAGTTTTGGAGATTGCCGGCAATGACGGACAAAATATTTTTGGGGTGGTGCTAGGTTCTGAATCACACGACGGACGTTTTCAGGATTTAAAAATTTTGTCTGGTTGGATTTTGGACAATTTTGTCTGGTCTTAA
- a CDS encoding small multi-drug export protein: MDISWIYNIDPRLATFLLAMLPITELRASIPIALGNFGLPVYQAFYLSVIGNFIPAVLIVYFLGPISRWLRKVKIFDKFFVWLFARTRKRFDERYSLWGKISLLVFVAIPLPMTGVWTGSLAAWLFNIKKTDALIFIALGALVAGILVTLISLGAFSIFEFI, from the coding sequence ATGGATATTTCTTGGATTTATAATATTGACCCTAGATTAGCTACTTTTCTTCTGGCTATGTTGCCCATTACTGAGCTAAGAGCTTCTATTCCGATTGCTTTGGGAAATTTTGGTCTGCCAGTTTATCAGGCATTTTATCTTTCAGTAATTGGCAATTTTATCCCAGCAGTTTTGATTGTTTATTTTTTGGGGCCAATATCAAGATGGCTGAGAAAAGTAAAAATTTTTGATAAATTTTTTGTCTGGCTTTTTGCCCGCACCAGAAAAAGATTTGATGAGAGGTATAGTCTTTGGGGTAAAATATCTTTGCTTGTTTTTGTAGCTATTCCCTTGCCTATGACCGGAGTATGGACCGGATCGCTTGCCGCTTGGTTGTTTAATATCAAAAAAACAGACGCCCTGATTTTTATAGCTTTGGGGGCACTTGTTGCTGGTATATTGGTTACTTTAATATCTTTGGGGGCATTTTCAATTTTTGAATTTATATAA
- the tpiA gene encoding triose-phosphate isomerase: MKYEKIIIANWKMNLGFNQSIDTAKELHLLLEKNDIGDKKQVVICPSFLSIYDLSKVLSGSMIALGAQDVFYEAKGAFTGEVSSENLHQAGCQFVIVGHSERRAMGETDEEVGKKTRAVLQYDMTPIVCVGEKLDQRKKAQTEEVISNQVKKALSEVEPGQYFILAYEPVWAISTSGSGQTITASEAAKQIELIKNAIPNHLRDFDIIYGGSVNASTVKDFTKNFAGVLVGSASLEAKGFFELIKNS, encoded by the coding sequence GTGAAATACGAAAAAATAATAATTGCCAATTGGAAAATGAATCTTGGTTTCAATCAGTCTATAGACACAGCTAAAGAGCTTCATCTTTTGTTGGAAAAAAATGATATTGGTGATAAAAAACAGGTGGTGATTTGTCCTAGTTTTTTGTCTATTTATGATTTATCAAAAGTTTTGTCAGGCAGCATGATAGCTTTGGGAGCTCAGGATGTTTTTTATGAAGCCAAAGGAGCCTTTACAGGTGAGGTGTCATCTGAAAATCTTCATCAAGCTGGTTGTCAATTTGTGATTGTCGGACACAGTGAAAGAAGAGCTATGGGTGAAACAGATGAAGAAGTTGGCAAAAAGACCCGAGCAGTTTTGCAATATGATATGACGCCCATTGTCTGTGTGGGAGAAAAACTAGACCAAAGAAAAAAGGCTCAGACCGAAGAAGTCATATCTAATCAGGTCAAAAAAGCTTTATCTGAAGTAGAACCGGGTCAATATTTTATATTGGCTTATGAGCCGGTTTGGGCTATTAGTACCAGCGGTAGTGGTCAAACTATCACAGCCTCTGAAGCTGCCAAGCAAATTGAGCTTATAAAAAATGCTATACCAAATCATCTCAGAGATTTTGATATTATCTATGGTGGTAGTGTCAATGCCAGTACAGTAAAAGATTTTACCAAAAATTTTGCCGGAGTGCTTGTCGGTTCGGCTAGTTTAGAAGCCAAAGGATTTTTTGAACTGATAAAAAATTCTTAA